In the Pseudoliparis swirei isolate HS2019 ecotype Mariana Trench chromosome 21, NWPU_hadal_v1, whole genome shotgun sequence genome, one interval contains:
- the LOC130211792 gene encoding doublesex- and mab-3-related transcription factor A1-like, whose product MDSRMTPMAAHNPLGVLHVPPSLLRPPSLFLRACNPALERGYPRTPKCARCRNHGVVSALKGHKRFCRWRDCVCAKCTLIAERQRVMAAQVALRRQQAQEESEARELRLMYPGSVMVGETGIPQASPLGPGVPAATGNTPTALSFDVFGAESQQDDDKLSKYNFYNGFMGRPLFAPHTSRLPSPIDKNDLSPNKDNTTSFTEGSASSSPVFDQRSDHIESPERSLSSSDPESGSESEKPKDYRSPNRDPTDIMAKIFPHQKRDTLESMVRTCNGDIVRTIELVLSSKENNIYSDSLSLSNQPNALRHSVGLPGALGGLGNKSAFSPLHMPPPASSLYGLNPRLGVGPLRLAYSSANGGMAGFMSPYMTSGLMPVFPLRPPLDSYSFPGMIRDLSYLQSKESLCSTVGLYTRLNSEK is encoded by the exons ATGGACAGCAGGATGACACCGATGGCCGCGCACAATCCTCTCGGCGTCTTGCAcgtgcctccttccctcctgcGTCCTCCGTCTCTCTTCCTCCGTGCTTGTAATCCCGCTCTGGAGAGGGGATACCCGCGCACTCCAAAGTGCGCCAGATGCAGAAACCACGGCGTGGTGTCCGCGCTGAAGGGACACAAGCGCTTCTGTCGCTGGAGAGACTGCGTGTGCGCAAAGTGCACCCTGATAGCGGAGAGGCAGCGCGTGATGGCCGCGCAGGTGGCACTGAGGAGGCAGCAGGCGCAGGAGGAGAGCGAGGCCCGCGAGCTTCGGCTCATGTACCCCGGCTCGGTGATGGTTGGGGAAACAGGGATCCCTCAGGCGTCACCCCTGGGCCCCGGGGTGCCAGCGGCTACCGGCAACACACCGACAGCTCTCAGTTTTGATGTTTTTGGAGCAGAGAGCCAACAAGATG ATGACAAACTGAGCAAGTACAACTTTTATAACGGATTTATGGGCCGACCCCTCTTTGCACCCCACACCTCACGGCTGCCCTCTCCAATAGACAAGAACGACCTGTCTCCAAACAAGGACAACACCACTTCATTCACTGAGGGCAGCGCAAGTTCATCCCCAGTGTTTGACCAGCGCTCAGACCACATCGAGAGCCCAGAAAGGTCTCTTTCCTCCTCGGATCCGGAGTCCGGCAGCGAGTCGGAGAAACCCAAGGACTACCGGAGCCCGAACCGGGACCCCACTGATATAATGGCCAAGATCTTCCCTCATCAGAAACGGGACACCCTGGAGTCTATGGTCAGAACGTGCAATGGGGACATTGTCAGAACCATTGAACTGGTGCTTAGCTCCAAAGAGAACAACATTTACTCTGATAGCTTGTCTCTGTCTAACCAACCCAACGCGCTCAGGCATTCTGTTGGATTGCCCGGAGCACTTGGTGGTCTGGGCAACAAGTCTGCCTTCTCCCCGCTCCACATGCCACCTCCGGCAAGCAGTCTGTACGGGCTTAACCCCCGTCTCGGTGTCGGCCCCTTACGGCTGGCCTACTCCTCTGCTAACGGTGGTATGGCAGGTTTTATGTCACCATACATGACATCTGGACTGATGCCGGTGTTTCCACTACGTCCACCCTTGGACTCCTATTCCTTCCCGGGCATGATCAGAGACCTCTCTTACCTTCAGAGCAAGGAGTCACTATGCAGTACTGTTGGTCTTTACACAAGACTTAACAGTGAAAAATGA